In a genomic window of Sutcliffiella sp. FSL R7-0096:
- a CDS encoding 2-dehydropantoate 2-reductase, which yields MKVGIIGGGAIGLLYAFQLSKAFPVTLYINRKEQLQLLETYGISISEEVAEREINFRLWNTKVRPTEDVIMVAVKQYALQVILPTLEECTKEQTVLFLQNGMSHLEFLGKINNPSILLGVVEHGVKKNNDHRINWTGKGRTKIACYDKPLHSYPTEFIDHWVERLGDCFPVEICDDYHSMMTEKLLVNAVINPLTAIYHVRNGALLSNPYYKKTMKILYEEISFLIEEDSREEMWKHICTICERTAENWSSMERDITEGRQTEIESILGYIRKMANRKGKSVPVTEFIYQAVKGLQIHPK from the coding sequence ATGAAAGTTGGGATTATCGGTGGAGGCGCAATCGGCCTCCTATATGCTTTCCAATTATCCAAAGCCTTTCCAGTCACTCTATACATTAATAGGAAAGAGCAGTTGCAGCTGCTAGAAACTTACGGTATTTCCATATCTGAAGAAGTGGCGGAAAGGGAGATTAACTTCCGACTATGGAACACAAAAGTTCGACCAACTGAAGACGTTATTATGGTTGCAGTAAAACAATATGCCCTCCAAGTCATTCTTCCCACACTCGAAGAATGCACGAAGGAGCAAACGGTCTTGTTTCTACAAAATGGGATGTCTCATTTAGAATTCCTAGGCAAAATAAACAATCCCTCTATTTTATTGGGAGTCGTGGAGCATGGTGTGAAAAAAAATAATGACCATCGTATCAATTGGACTGGCAAAGGTCGAACGAAAATAGCATGCTACGATAAACCGCTTCATTCATATCCGACAGAATTCATAGATCATTGGGTAGAGCGCCTTGGCGACTGTTTTCCAGTAGAAATTTGCGATGACTATCACTCCATGATGACAGAGAAATTATTGGTAAATGCCGTCATCAATCCACTCACCGCCATTTACCATGTCAGAAACGGGGCACTCTTGTCAAACCCTTACTATAAAAAAACCATGAAAATCTTGTATGAAGAGATTAGCTTTCTAATTGAGGAAGATTCAAGAGAAGAAATGTGGAAACATATATGCACCATATGTGAAAGAACGGCAGAAAACTGGTCTTCCATGGAGCGGGATATAACCGAAGGCAGACAGACAGAAATAGAATCCATACTGGGATATATAAGAAAAATGGCAAATCGTAAAGGAAAATCGGTCCCTGTAACAGAATTTATTTATCAAGCTGTTAAAGGACTACAGATTCATCCAAAATAA
- a CDS encoding DUF3397 domain-containing protein gives MTGFFVGTLATIVTVPILALIMFYIIARFVTKNNKRSFHVAIDTSTFFFILAVHFLIIIIWEQSLLWVILTVLLAIATLMVLLHYKMKEEIHFFKVLKGFWRCNFLLFSFAYFCLAVFGVLKRVFETFV, from the coding sequence ATGACTGGATTTTTCGTTGGGACGCTCGCCACAATCGTGACCGTACCAATTTTAGCACTGATCATGTTCTACATCATTGCGCGGTTCGTAACTAAAAATAATAAAAGATCTTTCCACGTTGCCATCGACACCTCCACCTTTTTCTTTATATTAGCGGTGCACTTTCTCATCATCATCATTTGGGAGCAATCCCTCTTATGGGTGATATTAACAGTGCTACTGGCAATTGCCACCCTTATGGTTCTGTTGCATTATAAAATGAAAGAAGAGATACATTTTTTTAAGGTGCTGAAAGGGTTTTGGCGATGTAATTTTCTGCTCTTTTCTTTCGCCTATTTTTGCCTGGCGGTCTTTGGTGTCCTTAAAAGAGTTTTTGAAACATTTGTGTAA
- the bshC gene encoding bacillithiol biosynthesis cysteine-adding enzyme BshC — protein MNDSERKYFMNVVELMLPTINKFSSAYLHQKESILPFFTYNPFSQSSFTERKKRLEARNFRRKELADHLLEFNKKYDADSQTLHNIEKLKDKESLVVIGGQQAGLLTGPVYTISKIVSIIKLAQEQESILGVPVIPVFWIAGEDHDFQEINHVNFPKGNNIEKHVFRLKEAGKKMVSELKYDKENMKFWMLEVINSLGETSFTTDLKNALERDIQSSSTFVDAFANMITHLFKGTGLVLVNASDSSLRQLETPYLQKILINHELISKGILQTQKELEEMEFSTMLEVDKESMNLFYHHDGERQLLYWDEKKQMAYSKDTHREFTMEQLEKHLEEEPWNFSNNVVTRPLMQEFLFPTLAFIGGPGEISYWAELGRCFHSVELEMPPVIPRISLTLLERHIESTMEELGEPVQEVLESGLEEKRKAWLYKQELQSLEETMSSFMEQYKDVHGKFREVGNETMPHMKPAFEKNWNLIDKQFTYIHRLIERSAYEKHETIMKKYERVELALLPKGMPQERIWNICYFLNKYGLDFVQRLCELPLKHNGKHKVIKL, from the coding sequence ATGAACGATTCAGAAAGGAAGTACTTTATGAATGTAGTAGAATTAATGCTCCCTACTATCAATAAATTTTCATCCGCTTATTTACACCAAAAGGAAAGCATACTCCCCTTTTTTACATATAATCCGTTTTCCCAGTCTTCGTTCACCGAAAGAAAGAAGAGATTGGAAGCTAGGAACTTCAGAAGGAAAGAGCTTGCGGATCATCTGTTGGAATTTAATAAAAAATATGATGCGGACAGCCAAACTCTACATAATATTGAAAAATTGAAAGATAAGGAATCTCTCGTCGTAATCGGTGGGCAACAGGCTGGTTTGTTGACCGGACCAGTCTACACTATTTCTAAAATAGTAAGTATTATCAAGCTTGCGCAAGAACAGGAATCGATATTGGGTGTCCCGGTTATCCCGGTATTTTGGATTGCCGGAGAAGATCATGACTTTCAAGAAATAAACCATGTGAATTTCCCAAAAGGAAATAATATTGAAAAGCATGTTTTCCGTCTGAAGGAAGCCGGCAAAAAAATGGTGTCAGAACTTAAATATGACAAAGAAAATATGAAATTTTGGATGCTTGAAGTTATCAACTCATTAGGTGAGACGTCATTTACAACAGATCTCAAAAATGCTCTGGAGCGGGATATTCAGTCATCATCCACCTTTGTGGATGCATTTGCTAACATGATTACCCATCTCTTCAAGGGAACAGGGCTTGTGTTGGTGAATGCTTCTGATTCTTCCTTAAGACAATTGGAGACACCTTATCTTCAGAAGATCTTAATCAATCATGAACTGATCAGCAAGGGAATTCTTCAAACGCAAAAAGAACTGGAAGAGATGGAATTTTCAACGATGTTGGAAGTGGACAAAGAATCCATGAACCTTTTTTATCATCATGATGGGGAGCGCCAACTCCTATACTGGGATGAAAAGAAGCAGATGGCTTATTCAAAGGATACTCACCGCGAGTTCACGATGGAACAGTTAGAAAAACACTTGGAAGAAGAGCCTTGGAATTTCTCCAATAATGTAGTAACTAGACCATTGATGCAAGAGTTCCTTTTTCCTACCCTCGCCTTTATTGGTGGACCGGGGGAAATTAGTTATTGGGCAGAGTTGGGCCGATGTTTCCATTCAGTCGAATTGGAAATGCCACCTGTTATTCCGAGGATTTCCTTGACTTTGTTAGAGCGGCATATCGAAAGCACGATGGAAGAGCTTGGGGAACCAGTTCAGGAAGTATTGGAAAGTGGACTGGAAGAAAAGCGTAAAGCGTGGCTCTATAAGCAGGAACTGCAGTCACTTGAGGAGACCATGTCATCTTTTATGGAGCAGTATAAAGATGTACACGGGAAGTTCCGTGAAGTAGGGAACGAGACTATGCCTCATATGAAACCGGCATTTGAAAAGAATTGGAACCTTATTGATAAGCAGTTTACCTACATCCATCGATTAATAGAAAGATCTGCCTATGAGAAGCATGAAACGATAATGAAAAAATATGAACGGGTCGAGCTTGCTTTGCTGCCAAAAGGCATGCCACAGGAAAGGATATGGAATATATGTTACTTCCTAAACAAATACGGGTTGGATTTCGTTCAACGCCTATGCGAGCTCCCATTAAAGCACAATGGAAAACATAAAGTAATAAAACTTTAA
- the mraZ gene encoding division/cell wall cluster transcriptional repressor MraZ, with the protein MFMGEYNHTIDTKGRMIVPAKFRDHLGETFVLTRGLDKCLFGYPLSEWKTVEEKLKQLPLTKKDARAFTRFFFSGASECELDKQGRVNIATPLVQYAQLEKECVVIGVSNRIEIWSKDNWNTFVEDSEDSFAEIAENLVDFDL; encoded by the coding sequence ATGTTCATGGGGGAATATAATCATACAATCGATACAAAAGGGCGTATGATTGTGCCTGCGAAATTCCGTGATCATTTAGGTGAAACCTTTGTTCTGACCAGAGGCCTCGATAAATGCCTATTTGGCTATCCTCTCTCTGAATGGAAAACAGTTGAAGAAAAACTGAAACAGCTACCACTTACTAAAAAGGATGCCCGTGCATTTACACGATTTTTCTTTTCAGGGGCTTCAGAGTGTGAGTTGGATAAACAGGGCCGTGTGAATATCGCCACTCCGCTTGTCCAATATGCACAACTTGAAAAGGAATGTGTCGTGATCGGAGTATCTAATAGAATAGAAATCTGGAGCAAGGATAACTGGAATACGTTTGTGGAGGATTCAGAAGACTCCTTCGCAGAAATTGCAGAAAACCTCGTGGATTTTGACTTATAA
- the rsmH gene encoding 16S rRNA (cytosine(1402)-N(4))-methyltransferase RsmH, with the protein MFHHVTVLLNEAVDGLQIKEDGTYVDCTLGGAGHSSEIVKQLSDNGRLIAFDQDDHALEHAKSVLHNYLDRVIFIKSNFKHLKEKLYEQGITKVDGVLFDLGVSSPQLDTPERGFSYHHEAPLDMRMDTDSPLSAYDVVNEWPYEKLVRIFFQYGEEKFSKQIARKIEEYRKTKPIETTLELVEIIKDGIPAPARRTGGHPAKRVFQAIRIAVNDELGVFEDAIHQAIDVLRPGGRVCVITFHSLEDRMCKVAFKEKSQLPQLPPGLPVIPKEFEPTLKLITRKPIIPSEEELEANNRARSAKLRIAEKAKD; encoded by the coding sequence ATGTTTCACCACGTTACCGTTTTATTAAACGAAGCAGTTGATGGCCTTCAGATCAAGGAAGATGGGACGTATGTGGATTGTACCCTTGGGGGAGCAGGACATAGTTCCGAAATTGTGAAACAGCTATCCGACAATGGGAGATTAATTGCTTTTGACCAGGATGACCATGCCTTAGAACATGCAAAAAGTGTGTTACATAACTATCTGGACCGGGTCATTTTCATTAAGAGCAACTTCAAGCACTTGAAAGAGAAATTGTACGAGCAGGGAATTACAAAGGTCGATGGTGTATTGTTCGACCTTGGGGTATCCTCTCCACAACTGGATACTCCAGAAAGAGGGTTCAGTTATCACCACGAAGCACCACTTGACATGAGAATGGATACCGACAGTCCGCTTAGTGCCTATGATGTTGTCAATGAGTGGCCATACGAAAAATTAGTTCGCATTTTCTTTCAATATGGAGAAGAAAAGTTTTCCAAGCAAATAGCGAGAAAAATTGAAGAATACCGTAAAACAAAGCCGATTGAGACAACTCTGGAATTAGTGGAAATCATCAAAGACGGGATACCCGCTCCCGCAAGAAGAACAGGCGGACACCCGGCTAAACGGGTATTTCAAGCAATTCGTATCGCGGTCAATGATGAATTGGGTGTTTTCGAAGATGCCATTCATCAGGCCATTGACGTCCTGAGGCCTGGAGGAAGGGTTTGTGTCATTACCTTCCATTCACTTGAAGACAGAATGTGTAAAGTTGCCTTTAAGGAAAAAAGCCAATTGCCCCAGCTTCCACCTGGGCTTCCGGTCATACCAAAGGAATTTGAACCGACACTAAAACTTATCACACGCAAACCGATAATACCTAGTGAGGAAGAACTAGAAGCCAACAATCGTGCAAGGTCGGCAAAGCTTAGAATCGCGGAAAAAGCGAAAGACTAA
- the ftsL gene encoding cell division protein FtsL, translated as MSNLAHKIQRQHEERKQQTPKKQLVVKKRAKITLGEKVLGCMFIGMLAFGSIHVVSNHVSIYHVNSEIQSLEGSVESQLKKNRELELRVAEESSYEVILEKAKNLGLTLNENNVKNIGN; from the coding sequence ATGAGTAATTTAGCTCATAAAATTCAGCGGCAACATGAAGAGCGTAAACAGCAGACACCAAAAAAGCAATTAGTTGTTAAAAAGCGTGCTAAAATCACGCTTGGGGAAAAAGTGCTTGGTTGCATGTTTATCGGAATGCTCGCTTTCGGTTCCATCCATGTTGTATCAAATCATGTGAGTATTTACCATGTTAACAGTGAAATCCAATCGCTTGAAGGATCAGTAGAATCTCAATTAAAGAAAAACCGTGAGTTGGAGCTTCGTGTTGCAGAAGAAAGCAGCTATGAAGTCATCCTGGAAAAAGCAAAAAACCTAGGCCTTACATTAAACGAAAATAATGTGAAGAACATAGGGAACTAA
- a CDS encoding penicillin-binding protein produces the protein MSTHNIVQKKRIHLGAAILLGFFALLFFLLIGRFFYLQATGEAHGHNLSEEASERYNVNKTISATRGAIYDRSGDPIAEDTPSFNLVAVLDESLTTNEEKPRHVVNPEETATKLADVLEADRSEILERLMRNSKQVEFGSIGRDLPLSVKQEIEDMKLPGIGFIEGSKRFYFNGKFSSHVVGFARANDDGVVSGVTGIEKMLEEELKEQDGSLAVKTDNKGIKLSMNSDVSYVPAINGKNVHLTLDKTIQTFLEEAMNTVAKEYKPERIIAIVADPKTGQILAMGSRPTFDLNTREGLTDNWNNDAISYRYEPGSTMKIFSLAAAIEEGVYNGSEMYQSGSYSLPNDPVPVYDHNRSGWGMISFEEGVQRSSNVAFALLADRMGTDTLLEYIQAFGMDKPTGIDLPDETTSNINYNYYRDRISTAFGQGSAFTPIQQIQAATAIANGGKMMQPYVIDKIVDPNTNEVVLENKPKQKGKPISEDTANKVLDVMESVVSSENGTGRPYSIEGYSVAAKTGTAQIPGPGGYLSGHGEYIYSITGMAPADDPELLMYVAVEKPKIAQHENGAGPVSGVFNSVMRRSLQYMSIQPDETQQSAPKKKNVGVKVPNLVGKSVQEITTGTQAPDYVVVGEGSKILKQTPKAGREVIKGEKVILLTEEAPPIPDMTGWSLRDVRKIANLLGLQTDISGNGYVQKQNIMPGTPVEDGNSLVVELGSNRSLPETEEPEPEEETGEEQDEEATEEDDS, from the coding sequence ATGAGTACACACAATATCGTTCAAAAAAAGAGAATTCACTTGGGAGCAGCAATCTTACTGGGATTTTTTGCGTTGCTCTTTTTTCTATTGATTGGGCGTTTCTTCTACCTTCAAGCGACAGGAGAGGCACACGGACATAACCTTTCTGAAGAAGCAAGCGAGAGATACAATGTTAATAAGACAATCAGTGCAACACGAGGGGCTATCTACGACAGAAGTGGTGATCCAATAGCAGAGGATACGCCTTCTTTCAATCTAGTTGCAGTGTTGGACGAATCGTTGACAACCAATGAAGAGAAGCCGCGGCATGTGGTCAATCCAGAAGAAACCGCTACAAAACTAGCCGATGTCTTGGAGGCAGATCGAAGCGAGATCCTCGAAAGATTGATGCGAAACAGTAAACAGGTGGAATTCGGGTCAATAGGGAGAGATCTACCCTTATCTGTCAAACAGGAAATCGAAGATATGAAATTACCTGGAATCGGCTTCATCGAGGGATCCAAACGATTTTATTTCAATGGAAAATTCTCTAGTCATGTGGTCGGTTTTGCAAGGGCAAATGATGATGGCGTCGTAAGCGGCGTTACAGGAATTGAGAAAATGCTCGAGGAAGAATTGAAGGAACAGGACGGTTCCTTGGCTGTAAAAACAGACAATAAGGGAATCAAGCTATCCATGAATTCAGATGTATCCTATGTCCCAGCGATAAACGGGAAAAATGTTCATCTGACATTGGATAAAACCATCCAAACTTTTCTGGAAGAAGCGATGAACACTGTAGCGAAGGAATATAAACCGGAAAGAATCATTGCAATTGTAGCAGATCCCAAAACGGGTCAAATACTTGCGATGGGATCGAGGCCAACTTTTGATTTGAATACAAGAGAAGGGCTGACAGACAACTGGAACAATGACGCAATCTCATATAGATATGAACCAGGTTCCACCATGAAAATCTTCTCCTTGGCCGCTGCCATTGAAGAAGGAGTTTACAATGGATCTGAAATGTATCAATCCGGCTCCTATTCATTGCCGAACGACCCTGTTCCGGTTTATGACCATAACAGGTCTGGGTGGGGAATGATAAGCTTTGAGGAAGGGGTACAACGATCTTCAAACGTTGCATTTGCCCTGCTTGCGGATAGAATGGGAACGGACACGTTACTGGAATATATCCAGGCATTTGGGATGGATAAGCCTACAGGGATTGATCTGCCAGATGAGACGACTAGTAATATTAACTACAATTACTATCGTGACAGGATTTCTACAGCATTCGGTCAAGGATCAGCTTTTACACCCATCCAACAAATTCAGGCAGCCACTGCGATTGCAAATGGCGGCAAGATGATGCAACCATATGTGATTGATAAGATAGTGGATCCGAACACAAATGAAGTGGTGCTGGAAAACAAACCAAAGCAAAAAGGCAAGCCTATTTCCGAGGATACGGCAAATAAAGTCCTGGATGTCATGGAGTCAGTGGTCAGCTCGGAAAATGGTACAGGTCGACCTTATAGTATCGAGGGCTACAGTGTGGCAGCCAAGACAGGGACTGCACAAATACCTGGTCCTGGGGGTTATTTGTCCGGCCATGGAGAGTACATCTACTCCATCACTGGGATGGCACCTGCTGATGATCCGGAACTTTTGATGTATGTCGCTGTGGAAAAACCCAAAATTGCGCAACACGAAAATGGTGCAGGACCGGTATCGGGGGTCTTCAATTCAGTTATGAGACGGAGTTTGCAATACATGAGCATTCAACCTGATGAAACACAACAATCGGCCCCCAAGAAGAAAAACGTAGGCGTGAAGGTTCCTAATCTTGTAGGAAAATCAGTTCAAGAAATCACCACTGGGACACAGGCTCCGGATTATGTCGTGGTTGGAGAAGGTTCTAAAATACTGAAGCAAACCCCAAAGGCTGGCAGGGAAGTCATAAAAGGGGAAAAGGTGATATTGCTGACTGAAGAGGCACCTCCAATCCCTGACATGACAGGATGGAGCTTGAGAGACGTCCGGAAAATTGCCAACCTTCTTGGACTTCAAACAGACATAAGCGGCAATGGGTATGTGCAAAAACAGAACATCATGCCGGGAACACCTGTGGAAGATGGGAACAGCCTTGTGGTGGAATTAGGGTCCAACAGATCTTTGCCAGAAACTGAAGAACCTGAACCAGAAGAGGAAACCGGTGAAGAGCAAGATGAGGAAGCGACAGAAGAAGACGATAGTTAA
- a CDS encoding stage V sporulation protein D — translation MRVSHVTVRRRLTIVLLVGILLFSIIDLRLGYVQFALGNMLTDRAKDSWSRNIPFEPERGEILDRNGVPLATNMSAPTVLVVPRQIKDPNETSEKLAAVLNMSKEKVYKLVTKSSSMERINPEGRKISHEKAKEIRALGLKGVYIAEDSKRHYPFGSYLSHVLGFAGIDNQGLMGLELYYDEQLKGEKGYVQFYSDAKGRRMPDIPDDYEAPQDGLDLKLTIDSKVQTIIERELDLAQELYSPDGIIAIAMDPKTGEILAMSSRPDFDPAQFQDVAPEIYNRNLPVWSTYEPGSTFKIITLAAALEENKVNLQNDTFNDSGAAMVDGARLRCWKKGGHGHQTFLEVVQNSCNPGFVELGQRLGTDTLFDYIKSFGFGEKTGIDLAGEGKGILFKPERVGPVELATTAFGQGVSVTPIQQVAAVAAAVNGGILYTPYIAKEFVDPVTGEVVSRKTPVEKRRVISEDTSAQVRYALESVVAKGSGRHAFVEGYRVGGKTGTAQKVKDGRYMENNHIVSFIGVAPADDPQLVVYLAVDNPKGTIQFGGVVAAPIVGNIMEDSLNALGIEKRKGQIEKELKWPDVPLVEVPDLKGMTRKELLQQLVTLKLDISGEGDTVVQQTPAPGTKVEEGSTVRVYMAGKSGTDGE, via the coding sequence ATGCGTGTTTCTCATGTGACTGTTCGGAGAAGGTTGACCATCGTACTTCTTGTAGGCATTCTACTTTTTAGCATCATAGATCTGCGTCTTGGCTATGTCCAATTTGCACTGGGGAATATGTTGACAGATCGTGCAAAAGATTCCTGGAGCAGAAACATACCGTTTGAGCCAGAACGCGGTGAAATTCTTGATCGAAACGGAGTTCCTCTTGCAACGAACATGAGTGCTCCAACTGTCCTTGTTGTACCAAGACAAATTAAAGATCCCAATGAAACTTCTGAAAAATTAGCAGCAGTCCTGAATATGTCCAAGGAGAAGGTGTACAAGCTTGTTACCAAGAGCTCTTCCATGGAAAGAATCAATCCGGAAGGAAGGAAGATTTCTCACGAAAAAGCAAAGGAAATCAGAGCGCTGGGATTAAAGGGCGTCTATATTGCCGAGGATTCCAAGCGTCACTATCCATTCGGAAGCTACCTTTCCCATGTACTCGGATTTGCCGGTATTGATAATCAAGGATTGATGGGACTCGAACTCTATTATGATGAACAGTTAAAAGGGGAAAAAGGTTATGTGCAATTCTATTCTGATGCTAAAGGAAGGAGAATGCCTGATATCCCAGATGATTACGAAGCCCCGCAAGATGGCTTGGACCTAAAGCTGACCATTGATTCAAAAGTTCAGACGATCATAGAGAGGGAGTTGGATCTTGCACAGGAATTGTATAGTCCAGATGGTATCATTGCCATCGCAATGGATCCAAAAACAGGTGAAATCCTGGCAATGTCGAGCAGACCGGATTTTGATCCTGCACAATTCCAAGATGTAGCTCCTGAAATTTATAATAGGAACCTGCCTGTATGGAGTACATATGAGCCTGGTTCCACATTTAAAATCATTACCCTTGCGGCGGCCTTAGAAGAAAACAAGGTCAACTTGCAGAATGACACCTTCAATGATAGCGGTGCGGCTATGGTTGATGGGGCAAGGCTGCGTTGTTGGAAAAAAGGAGGACATGGACATCAGACGTTTCTCGAAGTTGTCCAGAACTCTTGTAACCCAGGCTTTGTCGAGCTTGGTCAGCGTTTAGGGACGGATACACTTTTTGATTATATTAAATCTTTTGGTTTTGGAGAGAAAACCGGGATCGACTTGGCTGGTGAAGGAAAAGGAATTCTATTTAAACCAGAGCGTGTTGGTCCCGTGGAATTGGCTACGACCGCATTCGGCCAGGGGGTATCTGTCACTCCGATCCAACAAGTGGCAGCAGTCGCAGCCGCGGTGAATGGCGGCATCCTCTACACACCTTATATCGCTAAAGAGTTTGTGGACCCGGTAACGGGTGAGGTGGTGTCAAGAAAGACTCCTGTAGAAAAAAGAAGAGTTATATCGGAAGATACATCTGCCCAGGTTCGGTATGCATTGGAGAGTGTGGTCGCTAAAGGATCGGGTAGACATGCTTTTGTGGAAGGTTACAGAGTTGGAGGTAAAACAGGAACTGCACAAAAAGTTAAGGATGGCAGATATATGGAAAACAATCATATCGTTTCCTTTATAGGCGTCGCTCCGGCGGACGACCCACAACTTGTGGTGTATTTAGCAGTAGATAACCCCAAGGGGACCATTCAATTCGGAGGGGTTGTAGCAGCACCGATTGTCGGGAATATAATGGAAGATAGCCTAAATGCACTAGGGATAGAAAAGAGAAAAGGGCAAATTGAAAAAGAATTGAAATGGCCGGATGTCCCGCTTGTGGAGGTTCCTGACCTTAAAGGGATGACAAGAAAAGAACTTCTCCAGCAGCTGGTAACTCTTAAGCTTGATATTAGTGGTGAGGGAGATACAGTTGTGCAACAGACGCCTGCCCCTGGCACAAAAGTGGAGGAGGGGTCCACTGTCAGGGTATATATGGCTGGTAAAAGCGGTACGGATGGTGAGTGA
- a CDS encoding UDP-N-acetylmuramoyl-L-alanyl-D-glutamate--2,6-diaminopimelate ligase: MKLQQLIQHLHRYEVSSEYDLEISSIVMDSRKVIEGSLFFCIKGYTVDGHQFAKDAVSKGAVAIISEKTMDLPVPVIVVPDTMRAMAILADVFFDQPTHKLHLIGVTGTNGKTTTTHIIESIFQSHQQKTGMIGTINMKIGNKTYPVKNTTPDALTLQESFHQMVENKVDTVVMEVSSHALHMGRVFGCDFDVAVFTNLTQDHLDYHKTMEEYQFAKSLLFSSLGNTYNLTKPKYAVLNADDASSDFFKRATAAQVITYGIHEKSDMMAKNVVTTAKGTSFDLMYDDKCIPVQLKMVGHFSVYNVLAAVAASYVSNIPIETIIPVVEQMTGVPGRFEAIEGGQDFTVIVDYAHTPDSLENVLKTTKQLSKNDIYCIVGCGGDRDRTKRPLMAAVAVNYAYKAIFTSDNPRSEDPIQIFNDMKSGVPDLAYEIVEDRKKAIFKAIGLAKTGDIVLIAGKGHETYQVIGDKVLEFDDRKIALEAIQAKKSS; the protein is encoded by the coding sequence ATGAAACTTCAGCAACTTATTCAACATCTTCATCGATATGAAGTATCCTCTGAGTATGATCTTGAAATATCTTCGATTGTTATGGATTCCCGTAAGGTCATCGAAGGGAGTTTATTTTTTTGTATCAAAGGGTACACGGTAGATGGGCATCAATTTGCCAAAGATGCTGTGTCCAAAGGTGCCGTAGCCATCATTTCTGAGAAAACGATGGACCTTCCTGTTCCCGTGATAGTTGTACCAGATACCATGAGGGCAATGGCAATATTAGCAGATGTCTTTTTTGACCAGCCTACTCATAAGCTTCACTTGATTGGAGTCACAGGTACAAATGGAAAGACCACTACCACGCACATCATAGAATCCATTTTTCAAAGTCATCAGCAGAAGACCGGCATGATTGGCACCATTAATATGAAAATAGGAAATAAAACGTACCCTGTGAAGAATACCACTCCTGATGCGTTGACCCTTCAGGAATCCTTTCACCAAATGGTGGAAAACAAGGTGGACACGGTGGTGATGGAGGTCTCCTCCCACGCACTCCATATGGGAAGGGTGTTTGGGTGTGACTTTGATGTAGCGGTATTCACCAATCTTACACAGGATCATTTGGATTATCATAAAACAATGGAGGAATATCAGTTTGCTAAGTCCCTGTTATTCTCTTCTTTAGGTAACACCTATAACCTTACAAAACCGAAATATGCTGTATTGAATGCTGATGATGCTTCAAGTGATTTTTTTAAGCGTGCAACAGCAGCCCAGGTTATCACATATGGCATACATGAAAAAAGTGACATGATGGCAAAGAATGTGGTGACAACTGCAAAGGGAACTTCCTTTGATTTAATGTATGATGATAAATGTATTCCCGTCCAATTGAAAATGGTTGGCCATTTCAGTGTGTATAATGTTCTTGCTGCCGTTGCTGCCAGTTATGTGTCCAATATTCCCATCGAAACCATCATTCCGGTAGTGGAACAGATGACTGGTGTCCCGGGTAGGTTTGAGGCCATCGAAGGGGGGCAGGACTTTACAGTCATAGTGGATTATGCCCATACACCGGATAGTTTGGAAAATGTATTGAAGACCACCAAGCAGCTTTCTAAAAACGATATTTATTGCATAGTCGGTTGCGGTGGGGATAGGGACCGGACAAAACGCCCATTAATGGCTGCTGTTGCGGTGAATTATGCTTACAAGGCAATCTTCACTTCGGATAACCCGCGTTCAGAAGACCCGATACAAATCTTTAATGACATGAAATCCGGGGTGCCTGATCTTGCTTATGAAATTGTGGAGGATCGTAAGAAGGCGATCTTCAAGGCGATTGGACTGGCAAAAACAGGGGATATCGTCCTTATTGCTGGAAAGGGACATGAAACTTACCAAGTCATCGGCGACAAGGTGCTGGAATTTGATGATAGAAAAATTGCTTTGGAAGCCATACAAGCAAAGAAAAGCTCATAG